From the Deltaproteobacteria bacterium genome, one window contains:
- a CDS encoding DUF86 domain-containing protein: MPSRDWKFRIKDILDAVEVVTDYVSGMTFEDFVRDQRTIDAVVRRLTIIGEASAHMPEHICRQNPDIPWIDMRAMHNFVVHEYFGVSEDILWDTIHNDLPGIVEPLQRLLTQGSD; this comes from the coding sequence ATGCCTTCTAGAGATTGGAAGTTTCGGATCAAGGATATTCTGGATGCCGTCGAAGTCGTTACCGACTATGTCTCGGGTATGACCTTCGAGGATTTCGTTCGTGATCAACGCACCATCGATGCCGTTGTGCGTCGTCTTACAATTATTGGTGAGGCCTCGGCGCATATGCCGGAACACATTTGCAGGCAGAATCCAGACATACCTTGGATTGATATGCGAGCGATGCACAATTTCGTGGTGCACGAGTATTTCGGTGTGAGCGAAGACATTCTATGGGATACAATCCACAACGATCTTCCTGGGATCGTCGAACCCCTTCAGCGGCTGCTGACACAAGGCAGCGACTGA
- a CDS encoding nucleotidyltransferase family protein: protein MDKAAVLNTIRENRELLEQFHVRSLAVFGSVVRGEAGQDSDIDILVEFESGARVGLFTLARLQRSLEEILGRPVDLATPNALHKALKKDILEEAVHAF from the coding sequence GTGGATAAGGCAGCTGTACTCAATACTATTCGGGAGAATCGTGAACTTTTGGAACAGTTTCATGTACGGTCGCTGGCCGTTTTCGGTTCAGTTGTTCGAGGAGAAGCAGGACAGGACAGTGATATCGATATACTCGTGGAATTCGAATCCGGTGCACGGGTCGGGTTGTTTACCTTGGCCCGCTTGCAACGTTCTCTAGAAGAAATACTCGGGAGGCCGGTGGATCTGGCGACGCCGAATGCACTGCACAAGGCTCTGAAGAAAGACATCTTGGAGGAAGCCGTTCATGCCTTCTAG